In Candidatus Eisenbacteria bacterium, a single genomic region encodes these proteins:
- a CDS encoding DUF4384 domain-containing protein, which translates to MLRAATRLVSGGLVLATLVIGPSLARAEHRLGVEVWTDRGADGVYRPGDRMEVRARLTDDAYLLVYEIDSEGLVRVLYPDRGSSGLAEGRTTLRLPSERSEMDLVVEQAVGEGFIVAIASEEPFDRLPWYLQPYDEAAEAIGYEGEVDPEEGVTEDGRIVGDPFVAMERIRRRVIDRDSDTESFSTSYSTYYVHTKVRYPRYICNDCHRPGTWSWWDGFDPYYTSCSVFNVRVNWGWHWGPAYWNGFVPYYVYSYRADCPPHYRPSAGITYSAWQGWNKWNGLWGRKLQRYKSAPPANYVPPTRYAESRGGRNPEGKLPPGFVAPNPSGSRGARAFTPGDRGTNPADRDGLW; encoded by the coding sequence ATGTTGCGTGCGGCCACGCGCCTCGTCTCCGGCGGGCTCGTTCTCGCGACCCTCGTCATCGGCCCCTCACTGGCGCGCGCCGAACATCGGCTCGGCGTTGAAGTGTGGACGGACCGAGGCGCTGACGGTGTGTATCGTCCCGGCGATCGCATGGAAGTGCGTGCCCGGCTCACCGACGACGCCTATCTGCTCGTCTACGAGATCGATTCCGAGGGCCTCGTGCGAGTGCTCTATCCCGACCGTGGCAGCTCCGGACTGGCCGAAGGCCGCACGACGCTTCGACTGCCATCCGAGCGCTCCGAAATGGATCTCGTGGTCGAGCAGGCGGTGGGTGAAGGCTTCATCGTTGCGATCGCTTCGGAGGAACCCTTCGATCGGTTGCCGTGGTATCTGCAGCCCTACGACGAGGCAGCCGAGGCGATCGGCTACGAAGGCGAAGTAGATCCCGAGGAGGGCGTGACCGAGGATGGTCGGATCGTGGGAGATCCATTCGTCGCGATGGAGCGAATCCGGCGGCGCGTGATCGACCGCGACTCGGACACCGAGTCCTTCTCGACCTCGTACTCGACCTACTACGTGCACACCAAGGTTCGCTACCCGCGCTACATCTGCAACGACTGCCACCGCCCCGGCACCTGGTCGTGGTGGGATGGCTTCGATCCGTACTACACCAGCTGCAGCGTCTTCAATGTGCGCGTGAACTGGGGCTGGCACTGGGGGCCGGCCTACTGGAACGGCTTCGTGCCGTACTACGTGTACTCGTATCGCGCCGACTGCCCGCCGCATTATCGGCCGTCCGCGGGAATCACCTATTCCGCGTGGCAGGGCTGGAACAAATGGAACGGCCTGTGGGGTCGGAAGCTCCAACGCTACAAGTCGGCGCCGCCAGCGAACTACGTTCCACCGACACGCTATGCGGAGAGTCGCGGCGGGCGGAACCCCGAAGGCAAGTTGCCGCCGGGCTTCGTGGCGCCGAATCCGAGTGGGTCGCGCGGCGCGCGCGCGTTCACTCCCGGCGATCGCGGTACCAATCCTGCCGACCGCGACGGTCTGTGGC